The proteins below come from a single Mya arenaria isolate MELC-2E11 chromosome 8, ASM2691426v1 genomic window:
- the LOC128244581 gene encoding vasorin-like, which yields MLWEMKRSQKPKNMNSTEISYLNKNHICSLEGNAFVGLSNLKYLNLSHNNLLWKDSFAPGVFAPLINLENINLKCNRFDTFDGLEKELKLMRLEGLFITPSNYTNSYSFGEGFRKIHLKSLYLSSTPECNCYLKEKDNNSFRNLLHIEKLYVRDCHIASITEDALKPLNKTLQVLDISGNSYLTFKGMNKVLSGLINSTSLKELYVNRIHVPYNLGIEITSDDLKSLNTLHSLEKLFMDLNTIEVFNETILYPNVIFPPSLKLLTLAGNRLTLGKYVDYLYMARNLTTLDIFRQYFGFDPFMFRHHDVLPHITSETPPAVVCDEKINQLMSEKNQWTISTGDIFVILFCRKCLYPPPKSNT from the coding sequence ATGTTGTGGGAAATGAAACGTTCACAGAAGCCAAAAAACATGAATTCAACTGAGATTTCGTATCtgaataaaaatcatatttgcaGTCTAGAAGGTAACGCATTTGTTGGACTATcgaatttaaagtatttaaactTGTCACATAACAACTTGTTGTGGAAGGACAGCTTCGCCCCAGGAGTCTTTGCGCCACTGATTAACTTAGAAAACATAAATCTAAAGTGCAATAGGTTCGACACGTTTGATGGTCTAGAGAAAGAACTGAAACTGATGAGATTAGAGGGTTTATTTATTACACCAAGCAATTACACAAATAGTTATTCATTCGGGGAAGGCTTTCGAAAAATTCACTTAAAGTCTTTGTACTTGTCATCGACACCTGAATGTAATTGCTATTTAAAGGAGAAAGACAACAATTCATTTCGAAATCTTTTACATATTGAGAAACTTTATGTGCGTGATTGTCACATTGCAAGCATAACTGAAGACGCATTGAAACCACTTAACAAAACCCTCCAAGTCTTAGATATATCAGGTAATTCATACCTGACCTTCAAGGGCATGAATAAAGTACTAAGTGGTCTTATCAATTCAACATCACTAAAGGAGTTGTATGTGAATCGCATACATGTTCCTTACAACCTTGGCATAGAAATAACGTCAGATGACCTAAAAAGTCTAAATACGTTACACAGTCTGGAGAAACTTTTTATGGATTTAAACACAATAGAAGTGTTTAACGAGACAATATTATACCCAAACGTTATATTTCCTCCATCTTTAAAACTTCTCACGCTGGCAGGCAACAGACTCACACTTGGAAAATACGTTGATTACTTATATATGGCAAGAAATTTAACAACTTTAGATATATTCAGACAATATTTTGGCTTTGATCCATTCATGTTTAGACATCATGATGTTCTACCCCACATCACAAGTGAAACGCCACCGGCAGTGgtttgtgatgaaaaaataaaccaGCTTATGTCAGAAAAGAATCAGTGGACGATATCAACGGGGGATatatttgtgattttgttttgcaGAAAATGCTTATACCCACCGCCGAAATCAAACACATAA
- the LOC128242604 gene encoding uncharacterized protein LOC128242604, with protein MLNSIYILGSESCSLDATVHYSWDFAQQVHIPHHSQQVGPLYFKTAGGDVRYLEFAVKDLRNRCFAWVRHMLSSTLTIAKDNKNNAVLGYAVWRTLTGGHKTIQYSLMLAGHTKFSCDWHFGVWKNRMRYMDAETVEEVASTEAMSSRNGHNIPHIVDGNSKQVSFYDWSTFFKGIFKPL; from the exons atgttaaattctatttatattttaggtTCAGAGTCATGTTCCTTAGATGCAACCGTCCACTACAGCTGGGACTTTGCACAGCAGGTTCATATTCCACACCATAGCCAACAG GTTGGACCCCTGTATTTCAAAACTGCCGGAGGAGATGTGAGGTATTTGGAGTTTGCTGTGAAGGATCTG agaaaCAGGTGTTTTGCCTGGGTGAGGCACATGCTCAGTTCCACTTTGACAATTGCCAAGGACAACAAAAATAATGCCGTTCTTGGTTATGCTGTGTGGAGAACATTGACAG GAGGGCATAAGACAATCCAATACTCACTGATGCTAGCCGGCCACACCAAATTTTCATGCGACTGGCATTTTGGAGTTTGGAAAAACAGAATGAGATACATGGATGCAGAGACAGTTGAG GAGGTGGCTTCCACAGAAGCCATGTCATCCCGTAATGGCCACAACATTCCACATATTGTTGATGGCAACAGCAAACAAGTGTCGTTCTATGACTGGAGCACCTTCTTCAAAGGCATTTTCAAACCATTATAA